A region of Moorena producens PAL-8-15-08-1 DNA encodes the following proteins:
- a CDS encoding M10 family metallopeptidase C-terminal domain-containing protein, whose product MTNLIIRSIYDIQGEGHISPFVGQSVATTGIVTGVASNGFYLQDPYGDNNDATSDGIFVFTDSTPTVRIGDEVQVSGDVEEFRPSNRSNDLTLTQITNLTNIRVLSSNNPLPTAVVIGEDRTLPTEIIDDDDLTDFYESLEGMRVQINNAVAVSATNSFGEIWAVPGDGIAISDGDFNPERIQIDDTLLNGTSPMVNVGDELGTVTGILSYSFGNFELQSTEPISATSGNLTPEITNTETLPIVDVKIKSEFAEEASDNDLILAPLTLPEPTIINGTAGSEKLTGTDNNDIITGFQGRDLLTGGGGNDQFVYTSERDAGDQITDFEVGSDKIVLTELFNNNGITVANYADAINQGFLSFASEDNYAVVLFDKDGSDDSNYQGVFRELEQEFPFPSLNTNSDGSQIFLVLENVDVVELHDASNFVI is encoded by the coding sequence ATGACAAATCTAATCATACGTTCCATATACGACATCCAAGGTGAAGGTCATATATCACCATTTGTTGGTCAGTCTGTCGCCACTACAGGTATTGTGACTGGGGTAGCGAGCAACGGCTTCTACCTACAAGACCCTTATGGAGATAATAATGATGCCACCTCAGACGGAATTTTTGTCTTTACCGATTCTACTCCTACAGTCAGAATCGGTGACGAAGTGCAAGTGAGTGGTGATGTCGAAGAATTTCGGCCTAGTAACCGTTCCAATGACTTAACCCTGACTCAAATTACTAACCTAACTAATATTAGGGTCTTATCATCGAACAACCCTTTACCTACTGCAGTGGTTATCGGTGAAGACCGTACATTACCTACAGAAATTATTGATGATGATGATTTAACTGACTTCTACGAAAGCCTAGAAGGGATGCGGGTGCAAATCAATAATGCTGTAGCGGTTTCTGCTACCAATAGCTTTGGTGAAATTTGGGCGGTTCCAGGTGATGGCATTGCTATTAGTGACGGTGACTTCAATCCAGAGCGAATTCAGATTGATGACACTCTATTGAATGGCACCTCTCCTATGGTTAATGTGGGTGACGAGCTCGGTACTGTAACAGGGATACTTAGCTACAGTTTCGGTAACTTTGAACTCCAGTCTACTGAACCAATTAGTGCTACATCCGGTAACCTAACGCCAGAAATAACGAATACAGAAACGTTACCAATTGTCGATGTAAAGATAAAGAGTGAGTTTGCTGAGGAAGCTAGCGACAATGACCTAATTTTGGCTCCCTTGACCTTACCTGAGCCAACTATTATCAATGGCACCGCAGGTAGTGAGAAGCTGACTGGTACTGATAACAATGACATTATCACTGGTTTCCAAGGTCGAGATCTGCTCACTGGTGGTGGTGGTAATGATCAGTTTGTTTACACCTCAGAGCGAGATGCTGGCGATCAGATCACCGACTTTGAAGTGGGAAGTGACAAAATTGTTCTTACTGAGTTATTTAATAATAACGGAATTACAGTTGCTAATTATGCGGATGCGATTAATCAGGGCTTTCTGAGTTTTGCTTCAGAGGACAATTATGCTGTTGTTTTATTTGACAAAGATGGCTCTGATGACAGCAATTATCAAGGGGTTTTCAGGGAATTAGAACAGGAATTTCCGTTTCCTTCTTTAAATACTAACTCAGATGGAAGTCAGATATTTCTGGTTCTAGAAAATGTTGATGTTGTTGAGCTACATGATGCTAGTAATTTTGTGATATGA
- a CDS encoding type II CAAX prenyl endopeptidase Rce1 family protein has protein sequence MEISAKFAERVTERLMAGILTFPDGQAWVIVVILIMIYGLIALPIGLRNGFLQLDQNLLTIEQSPLSPLSKETDPDTSLSPLLRETDLSAVNVKTSWPIVLKIMITALFTPAILEEIFFRVLLLPHPSENPSLISLSAWSTVSLLIFVIYHPLNAITFYPAARETFFKPIFIFLATLLGISCTIAYLQSGSIWTAVFIHWLFVVIWLIGLGGKKRLL, from the coding sequence ATGGAGATATCGGCCAAATTTGCTGAAAGAGTTACCGAGCGCTTGATGGCTGGGATATTAACGTTTCCTGATGGTCAAGCTTGGGTAATTGTCGTTATCTTAATTATGATATATGGTTTAATTGCTTTACCGATTGGTTTACGTAATGGCTTTCTGCAACTGGATCAAAACTTACTTACCATTGAGCAATCCCCATTATCCCCCTTATCAAAAGAAACTGATCCTGATACCTCATTATCCCCTTTATTGAGGGAAACTGATTTAAGTGCGGTTAATGTCAAAACCTCTTGGCCTATAGTGCTAAAGATTATGATAACTGCTCTGTTTACACCAGCAATACTTGAAGAGATATTTTTCCGGGTTTTATTATTACCTCATCCCTCAGAAAACCCTTCCTTAATTTCACTATCCGCTTGGTCTACAGTCAGTTTACTCATTTTTGTTATCTATCATCCGCTGAATGCTATCACCTTCTATCCGGCGGCACGGGAAACATTTTTTAAACCTATTTTTATATTTCTAGCCACACTTTTAGGAATTAGTTGTACTATTGCTTATCTTCAAAGTGGCTCCATTTGGACAGCTGTCTTCATTCACTGGTTGTTTGTTGTGATATGGCTGATTGGCTTGGGTGGAAAGAAGAGACTTTTGTAA
- the tnpA gene encoding IS200/IS605 family transposase — translation MSTAFRSFAHTVSLIKIHIVFVTKYRHPVITGDIEEDILDLAKSICEKNNCILEDAKADLGTNDHIHLLIDLAPKVSISKLCNTLKTVTSREIRKRYAKELAPYYWKPVFWKRGFSAVSCGGAPLSVLKQYIENQGYDD, via the coding sequence ATGTCAACCGCCTTTCGCTCTTTCGCTCACACTGTTTCGTTAATCAAGATTCACATAGTGTTTGTCACTAAGTACCGCCATCCAGTAATTACTGGGGACATAGAAGAGGACATCTTAGACTTGGCAAAAAGCATCTGCGAGAAAAATAACTGCATCCTTGAGGATGCCAAGGCGGACTTGGGGACAAATGATCATATCCATCTCCTAATTGATTTAGCCCCTAAGGTATCAATTTCCAAGCTTTGCAACACCCTTAAGACAGTGACCAGTAGAGAGATTAGAAAAAGATACGCAAAAGAATTGGCTCCCTATTACTGGAAGCCAGTCTTCTGGAAAAGGGGATTTAGTGCTGTTTCTTGTGGAGGAGCCCCCCTTTCGGTTCTAAAGCAATATATAGAAAACCAAGGTTACGACGATTGA
- a CDS encoding IS200/IS605 family accessory protein TnpB-related protein, whose amino-acid sequence MKTPTQIIRTDKWRLNATSEQRLLFTETVKVYRRACRYLVGIIYTHWSKFGNLTADQLTPAVEKLMHQTAKRPSVKYPQFNKAFYKFPSYYRRSALAFAAGQVSSFVTRYREWQAGTRKLPNASPPKLNADTGCYPALYKGQCYKLHRFNQVEIKVFNGSDWVWTTVQITGLRERHQVATNKMLSPSLIFNERACHLSVPFSCKPEKRKPEANVTAVDLGINTTATISVVTHSGTVIHRDFIHPGRDIDRRDKRLKSVSMRASKTMGKGGRLHKGFCSKTYQKCQRINNQISHVVSRRIVEIAEKFNSEAIVFENLKAWKPKGGRKRSNLRQRFHGWLKAKIRDFTLEKWAELGGKVIEVVAAYTSKLAYDGSGIVKRDSGNYALATFSSGKQFNADLNGAYNIGARGVLKLVRRNDNEGRFSKSSGRPPRSWACLCDLWAAASPRLA is encoded by the coding sequence GTGAAAACACCAACTCAGATCATTCGCACCGACAAATGGAGGCTTAACGCAACTAGTGAGCAGCGTCTGCTGTTCACTGAGACGGTTAAAGTCTATCGTCGTGCTTGCAGATACTTGGTTGGTATTATTTACACTCACTGGAGTAAATTCGGGAACTTAACGGCGGATCAGCTGACTCCTGCTGTCGAGAAACTAATGCATCAGACAGCTAAGCGTCCCAGTGTCAAGTATCCTCAGTTCAACAAAGCTTTTTATAAATTTCCCAGCTATTACCGTCGTTCTGCGCTCGCATTTGCGGCGGGTCAAGTTAGTAGTTTTGTGACCCGTTACCGAGAATGGCAAGCAGGCACTAGGAAACTACCTAATGCCAGTCCTCCGAAACTGAATGCTGACACTGGCTGTTACCCAGCTTTATATAAAGGCCAATGCTATAAACTACACCGATTCAATCAAGTCGAAATCAAAGTCTTTAACGGCTCTGACTGGGTCTGGACTACCGTTCAAATTACCGGATTAAGAGAGCGTCATCAGGTGGCAACCAATAAGATGTTGTCACCATCTTTGATATTTAATGAAAGAGCTTGCCATCTGTCAGTTCCGTTTAGTTGCAAGCCAGAAAAACGGAAACCAGAGGCTAATGTAACAGCGGTAGATCTCGGAATTAATACTACTGCAACGATATCGGTTGTAACCCACAGTGGCACTGTAATCCACCGAGATTTCATCCATCCGGGGAGAGACATAGACCGCAGGGACAAGCGACTGAAGTCTGTATCTATGCGTGCATCTAAAACCATGGGGAAGGGTGGCAGACTTCACAAGGGTTTTTGTTCTAAGACCTACCAAAAATGCCAAAGAATCAACAACCAAATCAGTCATGTAGTCTCTAGGCGAATTGTTGAGATTGCTGAAAAGTTTAACTCCGAAGCGATTGTGTTTGAGAACCTTAAGGCATGGAAGCCAAAAGGGGGACGAAAACGGTCTAACCTTCGGCAAAGATTTCACGGATGGCTCAAGGCAAAAATTCGCGATTTTACGCTTGAGAAATGGGCTGAGTTAGGAGGCAAAGTAATAGAGGTTGTTGCAGCATATACCTCAAAGCTTGCCTATGATGGTTCAGGCATTGTTAAACGTGACTCAGGAAATTATGCCCTAGCAACTTTCTCCTCAGGTAAGCAATTCAATGCCGACTTAAACGGTGCTTACAATATCGGCGCTAGAGGTGTGCTTAAACTCGTTCGCAGAAATGACAACGAGGGTCGTTTCAGCAAAAGCTCTGGACGACCGCCTAGAAGCTGGGCTTGTCTGTGTGATTTGTGGGCTGCGGCTAGCCCTAGATTAGCATAG
- a CDS encoding cation:proton antiporter, whose protein sequence is MNTELFAIIALFILGFGLISGRIEKSIITPPMAFVIFGLLLSPPLLGLLNLEVEHELVRIIAEFTLILVLFTDASRINLKLLRRDYNLPVRLLGIGLPLTIILGTILAVLLLGGRLEFWEAAALATILAPTDAALGQAVVSSSRVPICIRQSLNVESGLNDGICLPILLIFLSLAGTMEGTGTASFWFRFAAMQVILGPIVGVAIGYIGGWLVSQSVRRKWITHSFEDLSVLGLSLCAYAIAELVGGNGFIAAFCAGLTLGNTAPSICDCLYEFGEAEGQLLVLLIFMIYGSMMVFPALDEVSWQIVLYAIATLTIARMVGVAISVIGMKLRWYTILFIGWFGPRGVASILYGLLILEGDGIKGSEVIFSTMVLTVLISVFAHGLTAFPGANWYGNRMARFKATHEIPELMPRSEMPVRLSWRK, encoded by the coding sequence ATGAACACTGAACTATTTGCGATTATTGCCCTATTTATCCTCGGCTTTGGTTTAATTTCTGGGCGCATTGAGAAAAGTATAATTACGCCACCGATGGCTTTTGTTATCTTTGGACTTTTATTGAGTCCGCCATTGTTGGGTTTATTAAATTTGGAGGTAGAGCATGAGCTTGTTCGGATAATTGCTGAATTTACCTTGATTCTGGTTTTATTCACTGATGCTTCTCGGATTAATCTTAAACTGTTGCGTCGAGACTACAATTTACCGGTACGTTTGTTAGGTATTGGTCTACCGCTGACAATTATCCTAGGAACAATTTTGGCAGTACTGTTGCTTGGAGGTAGGTTAGAATTCTGGGAAGCAGCAGCCTTGGCAACAATTCTGGCTCCCACTGATGCGGCTTTAGGACAAGCGGTGGTCAGCAGTTCTCGTGTTCCGATTTGTATTCGTCAATCCCTCAATGTTGAAAGTGGTTTGAATGATGGTATTTGCTTACCGATTCTATTAATTTTCCTCTCCTTAGCTGGAACAATGGAAGGAACGGGAACAGCAAGCTTTTGGTTTCGCTTTGCTGCGATGCAAGTGATTCTAGGGCCAATCGTTGGGGTAGCAATTGGCTATATTGGCGGTTGGTTGGTGTCACAGAGTGTTCGCCGCAAGTGGATTACTCATAGTTTTGAAGATTTATCGGTATTAGGACTGTCGTTATGCGCTTATGCGATCGCAGAATTAGTGGGGGGAAATGGTTTTATTGCGGCGTTTTGTGCTGGCTTAACCCTAGGGAATACGGCTCCATCAATTTGTGATTGTTTGTATGAGTTTGGAGAAGCAGAGGGACAGTTGCTGGTGCTGCTGATTTTTATGATTTATGGCTCAATGATGGTGTTTCCTGCTCTGGATGAGGTGAGTTGGCAGATTGTATTGTACGCCATTGCTACTCTGACTATTGCTCGGATGGTAGGGGTTGCTATTAGTGTGATTGGCATGAAGTTGCGTTGGTATACTATCTTATTTATCGGCTGGTTTGGACCGAGGGGAGTGGCGTCAATATTGTATGGTTTACTAATTTTAGAGGGGGATGGAATTAAGGGTAGTGAAGTTATTTTTAGTACTATGGTGCTGACGGTGTTGATCAGTGTGTTTGCTCATGGTTTAACAGCTTTTCCAGGAGCTAACTGGTATGGTAACCGCATGGCAAGGTTTAAAGCTACCCATGAGATCCCAGAATTGATGCCACGGTCGGAAATGCCTGTTCGTTTGTCTTGGCGCAAATGA
- a CDS encoding Uma2 family endonuclease produces MTVATTPVDTSPIVLRMPPALAMDDDQFLEFCQINRELRIERTSAGEIIIMSPTGGVTGNRNFKLIQQLANWTDDDGTGIGFDSSTGFKLPNGAERSPDASWIKLERWDTIPTEKQERFAPICPDFVVELRSPSDKLQTLQNKVTEYIDNGAKLGWLIDRKHRGVYVYRPGMETERLDNPATVSGEPVLPGFVLKLEKIW; encoded by the coding sequence ATGACAGTAGCCACCACACCTGTTGATACCAGTCCGATTGTGCTGAGGATGCCCCCAGCACTGGCTATGGATGATGACCAGTTCTTGGAATTTTGTCAGATTAACCGGGAATTACGCATTGAACGCACATCGGCAGGGGAAATCATAATTATGTCTCCAACGGGGGGAGTGACAGGAAACCGAAATTTCAAACTAATTCAACAGCTTGCCAACTGGACGGATGACGACGGTACAGGCATTGGCTTTGATTCCTCTACTGGTTTCAAGCTTCCCAATGGTGCAGAACGTTCCCCTGATGCTTCGTGGATTAAGCTAGAGCGTTGGGATACCATCCCAACTGAGAAACAGGAAAGGTTTGCTCCCATCTGTCCTGATTTTGTGGTGGAGTTACGCTCTCCTAGTGACAAGCTACAAACCTTGCAAAATAAAGTGACCGAGTATATCGATAATGGCGCAAAGCTCGGCTGGCTGATAGACCGCAAGCATCGAGGGGTCTATGTTTATCGTCCTGGGATGGAAACCGAACGGTTAGACAATCCTGCTACTGTTAGCGGTGAGCCGGTTTTACCGGGTTTTGTGCTGAAGCTGGAGAAAATTTGGTAA
- the dnaG gene encoding DNA primase produces the protein MNIPRLHPNTIEAVKERSDIVDVISEHVVLRKRGRDHVGLCPFHEEKTPSFTVSPSKQLYYCFGCQAGGNAIKFLMEIGKHSFSDVVLDLAQRYQVPVQTLQPEQREQLQRQLSLQEQLYEILALATAFYQHALRQPQGQQALEYLHGQRGLSEETIITFELGYAPASWQTIYRYLVEHKRKPVKLVEQAGLIKPRDNGGYYDGFRDRIMIPIHDTQGRVIGFGGRSLGDEQPKYLNSPETPLFDKSKTLFALDKARNSITKQDQAVVVEGYFDAIALHAAGITNTVASLGTAFSLDQVRQLSRYTESKQIVLNFDADAAGTTAAQRAIGEMANLAYQGLVQLRVLNLPDGKDADEFLKSAPDATEQYQQLLLNAPLWLDWQINQLLIGKDLQQANQFQQVAQAMVKLLNQLDDINQLTYYINYCAQILSQGQGKLVSLYIENLQTQLQKPLRAAFKKSSPRLKKPKQQGNQDSNLPVGKERTLLERAEALLLRIYLHCPDYRQTIIDTLDQGDLLFSLSHHRFLWQQIIELQGIGTQFNTTTPEQLISRLQDRSLQFPREMTQVAHLFHLDEACTEDILRAPMVIQAAAASLEIVALEKHRRYCLEQWQKIDLSNDSQRKQYYWQECQDANRRLIELEKIRQVGISDLLTINSL, from the coding sequence ATGAACATTCCACGGCTACACCCAAACACTATTGAAGCAGTTAAGGAACGGTCTGACATTGTGGATGTCATCTCGGAGCATGTGGTATTGCGCAAGCGTGGCAGAGACCATGTCGGTCTGTGCCCTTTCCATGAGGAAAAAACTCCCAGTTTCACGGTCAGTCCCTCTAAACAACTGTATTACTGCTTCGGCTGCCAAGCTGGGGGGAATGCGATTAAATTCCTGATGGAGATTGGCAAGCACTCTTTCTCAGATGTGGTGCTGGATTTAGCACAGCGCTACCAGGTTCCAGTCCAAACCCTGCAACCGGAACAGCGGGAGCAATTACAACGGCAACTTTCTCTACAAGAGCAACTCTACGAGATTCTGGCCTTAGCCACAGCTTTCTATCAACATGCCCTCAGACAACCCCAAGGACAACAGGCCCTAGAGTATTTGCACGGTCAAAGGGGTCTGAGTGAGGAAACCATCATTACCTTCGAGCTAGGGTATGCTCCAGCTAGTTGGCAAACCATCTACCGCTATCTGGTGGAACACAAACGGAAGCCAGTGAAGCTAGTTGAGCAAGCGGGATTGATTAAGCCTCGGGACAATGGTGGGTATTATGATGGCTTTCGCGATCGCATTATGATTCCCATCCACGACACCCAAGGTCGAGTGATTGGCTTTGGTGGTAGAAGTCTCGGGGATGAGCAACCGAAATACCTCAACTCTCCAGAAACTCCCCTGTTTGATAAAAGTAAAACCCTCTTTGCCCTAGATAAAGCTCGTAATTCCATTACCAAGCAAGACCAAGCTGTAGTGGTGGAAGGATATTTTGATGCGATCGCACTCCATGCTGCAGGAATTACTAATACAGTCGCCTCCCTTGGTACCGCTTTTAGTTTAGATCAAGTCCGGCAACTATCGCGCTATACTGAATCCAAGCAAATTGTGCTCAACTTTGATGCCGATGCTGCTGGTACCACTGCTGCCCAAAGAGCCATTGGAGAAATGGCTAACCTAGCTTACCAAGGACTTGTGCAGCTACGGGTACTGAACTTACCGGATGGCAAAGATGCTGATGAATTCCTCAAATCTGCTCCTGACGCTACGGAACAATACCAACAACTGTTGCTTAATGCTCCCTTGTGGCTGGATTGGCAGATTAATCAACTCCTGATTGGCAAAGACCTCCAACAAGCCAATCAATTTCAGCAAGTCGCCCAAGCGATGGTTAAGTTACTCAATCAACTCGATGACATAAACCAGCTCACTTATTATATTAACTACTGTGCTCAAATTCTCAGTCAAGGACAAGGGAAACTAGTCTCTCTCTACATCGAAAATTTACAAACTCAACTCCAAAAACCCCTGAGAGCTGCCTTTAAGAAATCCTCACCTCGGTTAAAGAAACCGAAACAACAGGGTAATCAAGACTCAAACCTACCTGTTGGTAAAGAGCGCACCCTTTTAGAACGAGCCGAAGCCTTACTATTACGGATTTATTTACACTGTCCAGACTATCGACAAACAATTATTGATACTCTAGACCAGGGAGATTTACTGTTTAGTCTTTCTCACCATCGATTCTTGTGGCAACAAATTATTGAACTGCAAGGGATAGGGACACAATTTAACACTACCACCCCTGAACAGCTCATCTCCCGTTTACAAGACCGGAGTTTACAATTTCCTAGGGAAATGACTCAAGTGGCTCATCTGTTTCATCTTGACGAAGCCTGTACAGAAGATATTTTGCGAGCCCCGATGGTAATACAAGCTGCAGCAGCTTCCCTAGAAATAGTAGCCTTGGAAAAACATCGGCGCTATTGTTTAGAGCAATGGCAAAAAATTGACCTTAGTAATGATTCGCAACGTAAGCAATACTATTGGCAGGAATGTCAAGATGCTAATCGCAGGCTGATCGAATTAGAGAAGATACGTCAGGTCGGTATTTCAGATCTATTAACTATAAATTCATTATAG